Proteins encoded within one genomic window of Ursus arctos isolate Adak ecotype North America unplaced genomic scaffold, UrsArc2.0 scaffold_9, whole genome shotgun sequence:
- the SPARCL1 gene encoding SPARC-like protein 1 isoform X5 produces the protein MKTVIFFLYVLGTAAAIPTNARFLSDHSKPTADSLSSIQQAEILVTPNNTAIPMLRVEDAENEKEIAASIDQPNHKAEKSSVLKSKEENHDQSADQDQSYSPELGLQDEEESESDLSENLEYTPSQGTLDLKEDMGEPQKKKLPENIDFLAPNTSSVVDSNQQESITKTEEEQEQPINGLHPQLNGSNKHSQDVSEQGNQEQDPNIPNGEEEGDEEPGEVGTHDDNQEREREFPKEHSNSKEEEDSTQPDDVLEESNQPTQISKMRKDEFEQGNQEQEEDSSNAEMEDETASEINKHNQDAEWQRQEEKPEVSSNHEEIDKKSVPEALLVEPTEDGGIMPRNQGANVDGADDPRHGASDDYEFIPSEAFVEADRSQSISYHLKYEEERERTRENGNVDASEPGEHQGARKAESSPKEDERSYEDNRMVHGIDSCINFQCKRGHICKADQQGKPHCVCQDPVTCPPTKLLDQVCGTDNQTYASSCHLFATKCKLEGTKKGHQLQLDYFGACKSIPICTDFEVTQFPLRMRDWLKNILMQLYEPNPEHAGYLNEKQRNRVKKIYLDEKRLLAGDHSIDLLLRDFKKNYHMYVYPVHWQFGELDQHPMDRRHR, from the exons CAGGCTGAAATATTAGTAACACCTAACAACACTGCAATCCCAATGTTAAGGGTTGAAGatgcagaaaatgaaaaggaaattgcAGCGTCTATAGACCAGCCCAACCATAAG gCTGAAAAATCTTCAGTACTAAAGTCAAAGGAGGAAAACCATGATCAGTCAGCAGATCAGGACCAGAGTTACAGCCCAGAGCTCGGATTACAGGATGAAGAGGAAAGTGAGAGTGACTTAAGTGAGAACTTGGAATATACACCATCTCAAGGTACATTGGACCTAAAAGAAGATATGGGTGAGCCTCAAAAGAAAAAACTCCCAGAAAACATTGATTTCCTTGCTCCTAACACTAGTTCCGTTGTAGATTCTAACCAACAAGAAAGCATcacaaaaacagaagaagaacAGGAACAACCCATAAATGGTTTACACCCTCAGCTGAACGGGAGCAACAAACACAGCCAAGATGTAAGTGAACAAGGAAACCAAGAGCAGGATCCGAATATTCCcaatggagaagaggaaggggatgAAGAGCCAGGTGAAGTTGGTACCCACGACGATAaccaagaaagggagagagaatttcccaAGGAGCATTCTAacagcaaggaggaggaggacagcacCCAACCTGATGATGTTTTGGAAGAGTCCAATCAGCCAACTCAAATAAGCAAGATGCGGAAAGATGAATTTGAACAGGGTAACCAAGAACAAGAAGAGGATAGTTCCAATGCAGAAATGGAAGACGAAACTGCGTCAGAGATTAATAAGCACAATCAGGATGCTGAATGGCAGCGCCAAGAAGAAAAACCTGAAGTTAGCAGCAACCATGAGGAGATAGACAAGAAGTCTGTTCCCGAAGCTCTGCTTGTGGAGCCTACTGAAGATGGCGGCATCATGCCCAGAAATCAGGGAGCTAATGTTGATGGTGCTGATGACCCCAGACATGGCGCTAGTGATGACTACGAGTTCATCCCAAGTGAGGCCTTCGTAGAGGCTGACAGATCTCAGTCCATTTCCTACCACCTCAAAtatgaagaggaaagagaaagaacacgtGAGAATGGGAATGTAGATGCCAGCGAGCCTGGAGAACACCAAGGG GCCAGGAAAGCAGAGAGCTCACCGAAAGAAGATGAACGTTCATATGAAGACAACAGAATGGTGCACGGTATTG ATTCTTGCATAAACTTCCAGTGTAAAAGAGGACACATCTGTAAGGCTGACCAACAGGGAAAACCCCACTGTGTTTGCCAAGATCCAGTGACTTGTCCTCCTACAAAACTCCTTGACCAA GTTTGTGGCACTGACAATCAGACCTATGCTAGCTCCTGTCATCTGTTTGCTACCAAGTGTAAACTGGAAGGGACCAAAAAAGGGCACCAACTACAGCTGGATTATTTTGGAGCCTGCAAAT CTATTCCTATTTGTACAGACTTTGaagtgactcagtttcccctaaGGATGAGAGATTGGCTCAAGAATATCCTCATGCAGCTTTATGAGCCGAACCCTGAGCACGCTGGATATCtaaatgagaaacagagaaacaga GTCAAGAAAATTTACCTGGATGAAAAGAGGCTCTTGGCTGGGGACCATTCCATTGACCTTCTCTTAAGGGACTTTAAGAAAAACTACCACATGTATGTGTATCCTGTGCACTGGCAGTTTGGTGAACTTGACCAACATCCTATGGACAG